A region of Desulfolithobacter dissulfuricans DNA encodes the following proteins:
- the nhaA gene encoding Na+/H+ antiporter NhaA gives MGATPSKNFFERFLHSQSASSVVLIFATLTAVIWANSPWADIYQKLSHLDIGTYFNGKQYHLSLDHWVKDGLMAIFFFVVGLEIKREILTGELSCLKKAMLPVMAAFGGAVVPALVYFAFNPGGPEASGWGVPMATDIAFALGLLALFGRRVPITLKVFLTALAIVDDLMAVLVIALFYTEQINFLPLVIALFLLAILAPIVRNRIRRPVCTFLIIVGVWLCVFLSGIHATIAGVILAMVVPVKATIEPKKFFQTLKKYNGLLKESKMTRHSMITDREQRKAIEQIYLAAEGMIPVGIRLEEMLHPIQAFLILPIFALFAAGVTVDAGMLAAFPSSVSLGIMTGLILGKPLGIMGFSFLVVKMNMSSLPSRVTWGQLWGVSLLGGIGFTMAIFISELAFADAAMVADAKIAIFLASILAAILGFLVLSRTLPKK, from the coding sequence ATGGGCGCAACCCCGTCTAAAAATTTCTTTGAACGTTTTCTCCACTCGCAGAGTGCAAGTTCTGTTGTCCTCATTTTTGCTACCCTGACCGCGGTCATCTGGGCCAATTCTCCCTGGGCCGATATCTACCAGAAGTTGAGCCATCTCGATATCGGCACCTATTTCAACGGCAAACAGTACCATCTTTCCCTGGATCACTGGGTCAAGGACGGGCTGATGGCCATCTTCTTCTTTGTAGTCGGTCTGGAAATCAAGCGGGAGATTCTGACCGGCGAACTTTCCTGCCTGAAAAAAGCCATGCTGCCGGTGATGGCAGCCTTTGGCGGCGCCGTGGTTCCGGCCCTGGTCTATTTTGCCTTTAATCCCGGCGGACCCGAGGCCAGCGGCTGGGGTGTGCCCATGGCCACCGATATCGCCTTTGCCCTGGGGCTGCTGGCCCTGTTTGGCAGACGGGTACCCATTACCCTGAAGGTCTTCCTCACAGCCTTGGCCATTGTCGACGATCTGATGGCGGTCCTGGTCATTGCCCTGTTTTACACCGAGCAGATCAACTTCCTGCCGCTGGTCATCGCCCTTTTTCTGCTGGCCATCCTGGCCCCCATTGTCCGAAACCGGATTCGCCGACCGGTCTGCACTTTCCTGATCATCGTCGGGGTCTGGCTCTGTGTCTTTCTCTCGGGAATCCATGCCACCATTGCCGGCGTTATCCTGGCCATGGTGGTGCCGGTGAAGGCGACCATCGAGCCGAAAAAGTTTTTCCAGACCCTGAAAAAGTACAACGGCCTGCTCAAAGAGAGCAAGATGACCAGGCACTCCATGATCACGGACCGGGAACAGCGTAAGGCCATTGAGCAGATCTATCTGGCTGCCGAGGGGATGATCCCGGTCGGGATCCGCCTGGAGGAAATGCTCCATCCCATCCAGGCCTTTCTCATTCTGCCGATCTTTGCCCTGTTTGCCGCCGGGGTCACCGTTGATGCCGGTATGCTGGCCGCCTTTCCCAGCAGCGTCAGCCTGGGGATCATGACCGGGCTGATTCTCGGTAAGCCGCTCGGCATCATGGGTTTCAGCTTCCTGGTCGTCAAGATGAACATGAGCTCTCTTCCTTCGCGGGTGACCTGGGGGCAGCTCTGGGGCGTTTCCCTGCTTGGCGGTATCGGTTTTACCATGGCCATTTTCATCAGCGAGCTTGCCTTTGCCGATGCGGCCATGGTCGCCGATGCAAAAATCGCCATCTTCCTGGCCTCGATTCTGGCCGCCATTCTTGGTTTTCTTGTCCTGAGCAGGACGCTGCCCAAAAAATAA